The nucleotide sequence TAGGTTCGGGGATCAAATATTGATCTGCTGCAAGGATCCCGAACATGTGCGTGGTCATTCACGCCGTTGGTATTCCAACAAACAACTGGACATTAGTCCAGGCCGCCGGGCATTTGTGTCATTTGCTTGGCCGTCTTTGGATGGATATGCAAATGAGGCGAGTGCAACCCCCGAGGTTACAAGATAATACCCTCACACATCTTCAACCCCTTCGTCCTGCTTCTTGGCAGACGCATTTACATATCCTTAACGAGCGACCCGCATGATGGACCGACCGATCGACTGTCTTGTCCTGTAAGTGTAAGTAACTGCAGGACATTCGGGTCACTTCGAGGAACCAGTTTCCGGCTAAAGGATGGCCCGTCGCCAGTTGACCTTTTTGGATGGCCCAGCCAGTGCCCGTTGAACTTGTGTAACCGGTTGGACAGTCCACTTTTCCGGAGCGCCGTGAGAAAATCTCACATCTCGAAGATGACCTAAGACAAGAAGCTGAGCAAGCTGCATTCGTATGCAAATCTTTTGCAGTGCTCATTCCAATTTCACGCCAAATCATTGcccttaaataaataatacggcaaaattatgaaaagtCACGATTTATGCGAGTTCGCATGGGTATGTACAGAGAGTTTTTGGGGGGGATGGGAAAAATGTTATGGAGTATGCAAATCGAGGTCTGATCTCAGAGTTTTCCCTGCGCCATGTCCCAACGATGTTCGCCGTGACCTCCTTGACGATCTGTCCAAATCACCTAAGTCGATCGAGTGGTTAAGAGGGAGAAAGTCTGCCGAATTATCTGGAAATTTATTAAGTTGGCTCTCAAGCTCAACTCACCTCGCCCTTGTAACGATTCGTGCCTCGCTGGGATTCAAATCGCTTTTCCTGGGCCTTCGGATGCTTCAGGACGTGGCCATGACTCCGCGAATCGGGTGCATCAAAGCGCATGAAAATGTCACTAAGCattgaaattaaaagaaagaaattagTACTAATTAATTTTAGAATTAGGAAGTAATTGTAATTGTCCAATTGTTAGTTTTCATTGTTTAAATAACAGCCACCATTTTGTCAAAAATATGTTACTCACTTTTCACCCTTTTTTCTATAAAAATTtttctacaaaaaaaaaaaaaaaactgttggCACTACTTGTTAAGTTCGAAAGGGTAAACATCCACCATTTTTCACTAGGAAAATccttttatttaataaataactGAACCACCACCGTTATTTCGTAATAATTTCACCCATATTCAAGCGAAATTTTCTTACTGAATTGCATGAATATGTATGTTAATAAATTTGTGTAAAAAATGGATAATTGATTTTAGGCATGAAGTGCATGTTAAGAGCTATTCCAAAATAATGAGCAACCACcacttttcaattatttttcaacCCAATTAACTTACTGAAAGTACTTGGTTTCCTTGGCACTTCGGTCAGCTGGACTTCTGGTTTCGGCCACATCCGTGTCCAGATCCTTGGCGTACCTCCTGGGTCTTTCCGTTTGGACATTCTGTGagggttgctgctgctgctgctcctgcaaTCTGGCAATGCGAGGTGGAATCACATGCAACACATCGCTGGTAAAAAGAGCCGGTGGCACATTGTAGagttgctgcggctgctgttgctgctgcaagtgttgctgctgcaagtgctgctgctgctgcaagtgttgctgctgcaagtgctgttgctgcaactgGTGTTGCTCCTCGACGCGGCGTTGTGGTTGCTGCAGCGAAACCCGTTGCACTGGCAGATAGTTACCTTCATATCGATATTTGGCCAA is from Drosophila melanogaster chromosome 3L and encodes:
- the CG13305 gene encoding uncharacterized protein, isoform B; this encodes MDLPIGKLNGLLKMQIFLLQLLLFVSPALLQQPHVFYHPRQLYYDSPRLRRFEYGAAATPIVGGYSPAPPPAIHFQQQTPHFQLINYRPSYQPLGLDYQQQQLPAPAAPPPPLYPQQSVQYQQRTIAPHADLAKYRYEGNYLPVQRVSLQQPQRRVEEQHQLQQQHLQQQHLQQQQHLQQQHLQQQQQPQQLYNVPPALFTSDVLHVIPPRIARLQEQQQQQPSQNVQTERPRRYAKDLDTDVAETRSPADRSAKETKYFHDIFMRFDAPDSRSHGHVLKHPKAQEKRFESQRGTNRYKGEVIWTDRQGGHGEHRWDMAQGKL